In the genome of Flexistipes sinusarabici DSM 4947, one region contains:
- a CDS encoding ABC transporter substrate-binding protein has product MKKLFTFLSVFFITGIFALSANAKTLELAMDADPVSLDPHSQLSGGMLQYSHMVFDPLVRWTQDMTFEPRLAKKWERLNDTTMRFYLREGVKFHSGNEFTAEDVVWTLDRLKRSPDFKGLFEPFKGAKVVDKYTVDIVTKKPYPLLLNMATYIFPMDKDFYSGVDENGKPKDAIVKVGASFANSHESGTGKYKVTYREQGVKMVLEATGYYWDKKSPGNVDKIVLTPIKKDATRVAALLSGDVDFIMPVPPQDYARIERTKGVKLVTMPGSRIITFQMNQERKEELKNTKVRQAIVHAINNPGIAKILMKGKATAAGQQSPEGFLGHVPELKPRYDLQKAKKLMKEAGYEDGFELSMIAPNNRYVNDEKIAEAIVSMLGKINIKVNLTTMPKAQYWSEFDKQVADMQMIGWHPDTEDSANYFEFLLMCPSKETGYGQYNSGNYCNPKVDKFILASQSETDTKKRAKLLKEAARIVYNDAAYVPLHWQHLSWAGKDNLQIKPIVNVMNFPYFSDLVIK; this is encoded by the coding sequence ATGAAGAAGCTTTTTACCTTTTTATCAGTTTTTTTCATCACCGGCATATTTGCATTAAGTGCAAACGCCAAAACACTTGAGCTTGCCATGGATGCCGATCCCGTTTCTCTGGATCCGCACTCCCAGCTTTCAGGAGGAATGCTTCAATATTCCCATATGGTCTTTGATCCACTTGTCAGATGGACTCAGGATATGACCTTTGAGCCCAGACTGGCAAAAAAGTGGGAAAGACTCAACGATACGACAATGAGATTTTACCTAAGAGAAGGAGTGAAATTTCACAGCGGTAACGAGTTCACCGCTGAAGATGTGGTCTGGACACTTGACAGATTGAAAAGAAGTCCTGATTTCAAAGGTCTTTTTGAACCGTTTAAAGGTGCAAAGGTAGTGGACAAATACACGGTGGATATTGTTACCAAAAAACCTTATCCGTTGTTGCTGAATATGGCTACATACATCTTTCCCATGGATAAAGACTTTTATTCCGGGGTGGATGAAAACGGCAAACCAAAGGATGCCATTGTAAAAGTGGGCGCATCTTTTGCAAACTCCCATGAATCAGGAACCGGTAAGTACAAGGTCACATATCGTGAGCAGGGAGTAAAGATGGTTTTGGAAGCCACCGGCTATTATTGGGATAAAAAATCCCCCGGCAATGTGGATAAAATTGTTTTAACACCTATCAAAAAGGATGCCACAAGAGTAGCTGCACTGTTATCAGGGGATGTAGACTTTATCATGCCTGTCCCTCCCCAGGATTATGCCAGAATAGAAAGAACAAAAGGTGTCAAACTTGTAACAATGCCCGGCAGTAGAATCATCACTTTCCAGATGAATCAGGAGCGCAAAGAGGAACTGAAGAACACAAAAGTACGCCAGGCAATTGTACATGCAATCAATAACCCGGGCATTGCAAAAATACTCATGAAAGGAAAAGCAACTGCAGCAGGTCAGCAGTCCCCGGAAGGCTTTCTCGGTCATGTGCCGGAATTGAAACCGAGGTACGATCTTCAAAAAGCTAAGAAATTGATGAAAGAAGCCGGCTATGAAGACGGGTTCGAACTGAGTATGATTGCACCGAATAACAGATATGTTAATGATGAAAAAATTGCAGAAGCAATTGTTTCCATGCTTGGTAAAATCAATATAAAAGTCAATCTCACAACGATGCCAAAAGCCCAGTATTGGTCAGAATTTGACAAGCAGGTGGCTGATATGCAGATGATAGGCTGGCACCCTGATACTGAGGATTCGGCAAATTATTTTGAATTTCTTCTTATGTGTCCGAGCAAAGAGACAGGTTACGGACAATATAACAGCGGCAATTACTGTAATCCAAAGGTCGACAAGTTTATACTTGCTTCCCAAAGTGAAACAGACACAAAAAAACGTGCCAAGCTGTTAAAAGAAGCAGCCCGTATTGTTTATAATGATGCAGCATATGTACCGCTGCATTGGCAGCACTTATCATGGGCAGGAAAAGACAATCTGCAGATAAAACCTATTGTAAATGTAATGAATTTCCCATATTTTAGTGATCTCGTAATAAAATAA
- a CDS encoding molybdopterin molybdotransferase MoeA, with the protein MKIDPFVALETVLRESETKGSEIVSVFDSLNRVIAKKVQSGRNLPPRDNSAMDGFAVRYEDIETIPAAVKIKGLIKAGDNIDSLKIEKGECYRIMTGAFVPEGADTVVELEATEEEENSKVKIVKEKKRGANIRKRGEDIGKGDLIDMSGYPVNAYRQSRLISVGTTVLPVYRKPKVAIIATGDELEYPSAGVNEDKIIDSNSFFIKSTLDNMGIDAQYIGISKDNVEDLIDIFSGLENYDVIVTSAGISFGDYDVMTNAAEKLGINWLFTTVNQKPGKPFSFGKRDGSLIFSLPGNPVSSAFCTYFYLQPALRKMMGYKMYHNKQITAELNGKFHKRNERVHFNRVNIVYDDNRFFAVPYDSQGSHLISSLVVSNGFAVIDADKTGEIPSGKQLKVYVYDFESIF; encoded by the coding sequence ATGAAGATAGATCCTTTTGTGGCACTTGAAACAGTTTTAAGGGAATCTGAAACAAAAGGTTCCGAAATAGTCAGTGTTTTTGATTCACTTAACAGGGTAATTGCAAAAAAAGTTCAATCCGGCAGAAATCTCCCTCCAAGGGATAATTCAGCTATGGATGGTTTTGCTGTTCGGTATGAGGATATAGAAACAATTCCTGCTGCAGTTAAAATCAAGGGGCTTATAAAGGCGGGGGACAACATCGATTCCCTTAAAATTGAGAAGGGTGAATGTTACAGAATTATGACAGGAGCTTTTGTTCCTGAAGGTGCGGATACAGTTGTTGAATTGGAAGCAACAGAAGAAGAGGAAAACAGTAAAGTAAAAATTGTCAAAGAGAAAAAACGGGGAGCCAATATAAGAAAGAGGGGAGAGGATATTGGCAAAGGCGATCTGATTGATATGTCAGGCTATCCCGTAAATGCATACAGGCAGTCCAGGCTGATTTCCGTCGGTACCACTGTATTGCCGGTTTACAGAAAACCAAAGGTAGCCATTATTGCGACCGGTGATGAGTTAGAGTATCCTTCGGCCGGTGTTAATGAAGATAAAATTATAGATTCGAATTCATTTTTTATCAAATCCACATTGGATAATATGGGAATAGATGCCCAATACATCGGAATATCCAAAGATAATGTGGAGGATCTGATTGATATATTTTCCGGTTTGGAAAATTATGATGTGATCGTTACTTCAGCCGGCATATCTTTCGGTGATTATGATGTTATGACCAATGCCGCCGAAAAACTGGGGATCAACTGGCTGTTTACAACTGTTAATCAAAAGCCGGGCAAACCTTTTTCATTCGGAAAAAGGGATGGCTCTCTTATATTTTCACTTCCGGGCAATCCCGTAAGCTCTGCTTTCTGTACTTATTTTTATCTTCAGCCGGCTTTGCGCAAAATGATGGGGTATAAAATGTATCACAATAAACAAATTACAGCCGAGCTGAATGGAAAATTTCACAAACGTAATGAGCGTGTTCATTTTAACAGGGTAAATATTGTATATGACGATAATCGGTTTTTTGCTGTTCCTTATGATTCCCAGGGCTCTCATCTTATCTCCTCTTTGGTTGTGTCAAACGGTTTTGCAGTCATTGATGCTGATAAAACAGGAGAAATACCATCCGGAAAACAGCTGAAAGTGTATGTGTATGATTTCGAATCCATCTTTTAA
- a CDS encoding RluA family pseudouridine synthase, protein MISNPSFKEFLVYEDESIVVLDKPHGLLVTQDRYDKNIPYLKNMLSEYYCNIYVVHRLDKGTGGLLVFAKNKDTHRFLCSAFEKAEVRKKYLCIVRGKFEYAVTCMLPLSARAQRGKYKINFKSGRKAVTSFYPVKIGEKSSLVKAELHTGRTHQVRIHLKALGHPLFQDFLYNEKIEDKRLTLYCSNISFKHPLRGVTMHFERPLSSFMQGISERYLNNSELKVKTFE, encoded by the coding sequence ATGATTTCGAATCCATCTTTTAAAGAATTTTTAGTATATGAAGATGAAAGTATAGTTGTGCTGGACAAACCCCATGGTCTGCTGGTAACCCAAGACAGGTACGATAAAAACATACCTTATCTGAAAAATATGCTTTCTGAATATTACTGCAATATCTATGTTGTCCACAGACTTGATAAAGGCACCGGAGGACTCCTGGTTTTTGCCAAAAATAAAGATACCCACCGATTTTTGTGTTCAGCTTTTGAAAAAGCAGAGGTACGTAAAAAGTATCTTTGTATTGTCAGGGGGAAATTTGAATATGCTGTGACCTGTATGCTACCATTATCGGCAAGAGCTCAGCGGGGTAAGTATAAAATCAATTTTAAAAGTGGCAGGAAAGCTGTTACATCTTTTTATCCGGTAAAAATCGGGGAAAAATCCAGCCTGGTGAAAGCGGAATTGCATACCGGCAGGACTCATCAGGTCAGAATACATTTAAAAGCACTGGGGCATCCCCTCTTTCAGGATTTTTTGTATAATGAAAAGATAGAGGATAAAAGGTTGACTCTCTATTGCAGCAATATTTCGTTTAAACATCCTTTAAGAGGAGTTACAATGCATTTTGAAAGACCTTTGAGCAGCTTCATGCAGGGTATAAGTGAGAGATATTTAAATAATTCTGAATTAAAGGTTAAAACATTTGAATAA
- the hemW gene encoding radical SAM family heme chaperone HemW, whose product MRGLYIHIPFCKSKCKYCGFYSLSNYNGYISQYIDSLIKEASEIQNRNFDTLYIGGGTPSIIDPTMLDKLFSELFKIVKYKDTEFTFEVNPESFTIDQLRILHKYGANRISLGAQSFDDYVLQYLGRIHKKDDILKSYEMIRSFSDHIAINLDIIFDIPGISKQNTENSLHYLKKLQPEHISAYTFSTDTDYFKNIDSKDSEEEYMLVKDTLSQNGYTQYEISNYCKQRYHSRHNLLYWNMNEYIGLGAAAHSMLYNENGCRVRYSNPADLNTYLSGTFSKEINHISKEEMFREDVVFGLRKTEGINLDFIAKKYDKNFSDFINNISILIDEELLTVNGDNLCLSQKGSLLLDSVQQYIWEL is encoded by the coding sequence ATGCGAGGTTTATATATACATATCCCATTTTGCAAAAGCAAGTGTAAATATTGCGGTTTTTATTCCCTGTCAAACTATAACGGTTATATTTCACAATACATTGACTCACTTATAAAAGAAGCTTCTGAAATTCAAAACAGAAACTTCGATACACTTTATATAGGGGGCGGCACTCCCAGTATAATAGATCCAACAATGCTGGACAAGCTTTTCAGTGAATTGTTCAAAATTGTTAAATATAAGGATACCGAATTTACCTTTGAAGTTAACCCGGAATCCTTTACTATTGATCAGCTGAGAATATTGCATAAGTACGGAGCAAACAGAATAAGTCTCGGTGCACAATCTTTTGATGACTATGTACTTCAATACCTGGGAAGAATTCATAAAAAAGATGACATACTGAAATCTTATGAAATGATAAGGAGTTTCAGCGATCACATTGCAATAAACCTTGATATTATTTTTGACATTCCCGGTATTTCCAAACAAAACACAGAAAATTCACTGCATTATTTAAAAAAACTTCAGCCGGAACATATTTCCGCATACACTTTCTCCACCGATACCGATTATTTTAAAAATATAGACTCAAAAGACTCTGAAGAAGAATACATGCTGGTAAAAGATACACTTTCACAAAACGGTTACACACAGTATGAGATATCCAATTACTGCAAACAGAGGTATCATTCCAGACACAATCTTCTTTACTGGAATATGAACGAATACATTGGTCTTGGTGCTGCGGCCCATTCCATGCTATATAATGAAAACGGCTGCAGAGTCCGTTATTCAAACCCGGCCGACCTAAACACATATTTGTCGGGAACTTTTAGCAAAGAAATTAATCATATTTCAAAAGAAGAGATGTTCAGGGAAGATGTTGTTTTCGGATTGCGGAAAACTGAGGGAATTAACCTTGATTTTATTGCAAAAAAATACGATAAAAATTTTTCTGATTTTATAAACAATATATCTATTCTTATTGACGAAGAATTACTAACTGTAAATGGAGACAACTTATGTCTGTCACAAAAAGGCTCACTTTTATTGGATTCTGTGCAGCAATATATCTGGGAATTATAG
- a CDS encoding ABC transporter ATP-binding protein: MKFLKRLWQYFKEYKLLIVLSFIFSLIVAATNGSIAYIVKPTLDGIFINKNEDKLILMPFVIVGIYLIKGVFRFLQNYLMKKVGQLGVAEIRNDLYAKIIKLPLNFFGKSSTGTLMSRITNDVNLMQNAVTHVVTGIRECFSIIGLAAVVLYQDAYLGTFALFVLPLIVIPIVLIGKKIRKYSKRGQTKMGDLSDVLQETFSGIKVVKAFVNEKYEQSKFKAHNNKYVKFQLRRMVYNEASSPLMELIGAIGLALVVYYGGLKVINGESTPGTFFSFMTAIVMMYDPFKRINNANNAIQAAIGAAERVFYVMDTHNEILENDGERDCKAVNKQISFNNVYFKYSENDDYVLKDININFSPGTTNALVGSSGAGKSTFINLIPRFYDVSEGSIKIGDVDLRDFKVYSLRSNIGIVSQDPFLFNDSVTRNIAYGIENVSQQDVVNAAKAAFAHDFITDLPEGYETIIGERGVRLSGGQKQRITIARAILKNPPILILDEATSALDTESEKIVQKALENLMKDRTSFVIAHRLSTVINADKIVVLDNGEIADTGKHSELLETSEIYKTLYRMQLKDNEE, translated from the coding sequence TTGAAATTTCTCAAAAGATTATGGCAGTATTTTAAAGAATATAAGCTGCTCATAGTACTTTCTTTTATTTTCTCACTTATTGTTGCTGCCACTAACGGAAGCATTGCCTATATCGTAAAGCCGACTCTTGACGGTATATTTATCAATAAAAATGAGGACAAACTCATTTTGATGCCGTTTGTTATTGTTGGTATTTATCTGATAAAAGGTGTTTTCAGGTTTTTGCAGAATTATCTGATGAAAAAAGTAGGTCAGTTGGGTGTTGCAGAAATACGTAATGATTTATATGCCAAAATTATTAAGCTGCCGCTTAATTTTTTCGGCAAAAGTTCCACCGGCACTCTTATGTCCAGAATAACCAATGATGTTAATCTTATGCAAAATGCTGTTACCCATGTTGTTACAGGAATCAGGGAGTGCTTTTCCATAATTGGTCTGGCGGCGGTCGTTCTTTATCAGGATGCATATTTGGGAACCTTTGCACTCTTTGTGTTACCATTAATAGTTATTCCGATTGTGCTGATAGGTAAAAAAATCAGAAAATACAGCAAGCGCGGCCAAACAAAAATGGGAGATTTATCTGATGTTTTACAGGAAACTTTTTCGGGGATAAAAGTTGTTAAAGCTTTTGTCAATGAAAAGTATGAACAGTCAAAGTTTAAGGCTCATAACAATAAATATGTGAAGTTCCAGTTAAGAAGAATGGTTTATAATGAAGCCAGCTCCCCTTTGATGGAACTAATCGGTGCAATCGGTTTAGCGCTGGTAGTATATTATGGCGGATTAAAAGTAATCAACGGCGAATCTACGCCGGGGACTTTTTTCTCTTTTATGACAGCTATAGTAATGATGTATGACCCTTTTAAAAGAATAAATAATGCAAACAATGCCATTCAGGCAGCTATCGGAGCAGCTGAGAGGGTTTTCTATGTTATGGATACTCATAATGAAATACTTGAAAATGACGGAGAACGCGATTGCAAAGCAGTTAATAAACAAATCAGTTTTAACAATGTTTATTTCAAGTATTCAGAAAATGACGATTATGTTTTAAAGGATATAAATATTAATTTTTCACCGGGTACAACAAACGCTTTAGTTGGATCAAGCGGAGCCGGTAAAAGTACTTTTATTAATCTGATACCCAGGTTTTATGATGTAAGCGAAGGCTCAATAAAAATAGGCGATGTGGATCTCAGAGATTTTAAGGTGTATTCTCTAAGAAGCAACATTGGAATAGTTTCACAGGATCCTTTTTTGTTTAACGACAGTGTTACACGTAACATAGCCTATGGTATCGAAAATGTAAGTCAGCAGGATGTTGTTAATGCTGCTAAAGCGGCGTTTGCACACGATTTTATAACTGACTTGCCGGAGGGATATGAAACAATTATAGGTGAAAGAGGTGTCAGGCTTTCAGGCGGTCAAAAACAGAGGATTACGATAGCAAGAGCTATTCTGAAGAATCCGCCCATCCTTATACTGGATGAAGCAACAAGCGCTTTGGATACGGAATCGGAAAAAATTGTTCAAAAGGCCCTTGAAAATCTGATGAAAGACAGAACCAGCTTTGTTATCGCACACAGATTATCCACAGTGATAAATGCCGATAAAATTGTAGTTTTGGATAATGGCGAAATAGCCGATACGGGAAAACATTCGGAACTTCTGGAAACGTCTGAAATCTATAAAACACTTTACAGAATGCAGCTCAAGGATAATGAAGAGTGA
- a CDS encoding glycosyltransferase family 4 protein, producing MKILHVDTGKEWRGGQRQALLLHEGLLENSVESYLAGNESGKLIKKCKKNCIPYRYKGEINPVSIFNLKKIIDHVKPDIVHSHDAHSLTPSLILKYLGFKYKLVHTRRVDFHIKNGLMSRWKYNNKNTDSLVAISEAVKNILISDGIKRPVEKIYSGLDMSSVVKLSDNKKNDLRKKLGINPGDFIIGSVGNFVPHKDFATLIRAFRLVYDEKKNVKLLLVGEGELLNEMRKLAEDLNISDKIIFTGYAENVDELMNIMDLYAATSQEEGLNTSVIEAMMHGLPVVATKAGGLPELVKDDYNGYLCDIKDYTGVADKLTILLNDEEKTHRFSLNSFEISEKFEEAHVVEKYRNLYQKI from the coding sequence GTGAAAATCCTTCATGTTGATACGGGCAAAGAATGGAGAGGCGGCCAGCGCCAGGCGTTGCTTCTGCATGAAGGTTTGTTGGAAAATAGTGTCGAAAGCTATCTGGCGGGAAATGAATCGGGAAAACTAATTAAGAAATGTAAAAAAAATTGCATACCTTACAGATATAAAGGTGAAATCAATCCGGTCAGTATTTTTAATCTGAAAAAGATTATCGATCATGTTAAGCCTGATATAGTCCATTCCCATGATGCACATTCCCTTACACCCTCATTAATATTAAAATATTTAGGGTTTAAATATAAACTGGTGCACACACGCAGAGTGGATTTTCATATAAAGAATGGTTTGATGAGCAGATGGAAGTATAATAATAAAAATACCGATTCTTTGGTCGCTATTTCCGAAGCTGTGAAAAATATTCTTATTAGTGACGGCATAAAAAGGCCCGTTGAAAAGATTTACAGCGGTTTAGACATGAGTTCCGTTGTTAAGCTTTCAGATAATAAGAAAAATGATTTAAGAAAAAAGCTGGGGATAAATCCCGGTGATTTTATAATAGGCAGTGTGGGAAACTTTGTTCCTCATAAAGATTTTGCAACACTAATCAGAGCTTTCAGATTGGTTTATGATGAAAAAAAGAATGTTAAACTTTTGCTTGTGGGGGAAGGAGAGCTTTTAAATGAAATGAGGAAGCTGGCAGAAGATCTTAATATTTCTGATAAAATAATATTTACAGGTTATGCGGAAAATGTCGATGAACTGATGAATATTATGGATTTATATGCCGCCACTTCCCAGGAAGAAGGGCTTAATACATCTGTGATTGAGGCAATGATGCACGGCTTGCCGGTAGTTGCTACAAAAGCAGGGGGATTGCCTGAGTTGGTAAAAGATGATTATAATGGTTATCTGTGTGATATTAAAGATTACACAGGTGTAGCTGATAAGCTTACTATCCTTTTGAATGATGAAGAAAAAACACATAGGTTTTCTTTGAACTCATTTGAAATTTCCGAAAAGTTCGAAGAGGCACATGTGGTAGAAAAATACAGGAATCTTTATCAGAAGATTTAA